The following are encoded together in the Malaya genurostris strain Urasoe2022 chromosome 3, Malgen_1.1, whole genome shotgun sequence genome:
- the LOC131437945 gene encoding uncharacterized protein LOC131437945 isoform X2, translated as MKRFGNPMDSPVPSTMNFSTFVLELNQSPLVDYTSGNNKSSNRNCCLPESRVSQDFENTMQMMMSNYDLDDDDKLSLAAAPVLRSDCYDSDREESANDSAFSLDRESHESLETTLDNDDDPLELTEEDFDDSGDAADGGSSDEQQHSRSLSLSFSLSSYRAQENFSQYSQSTDKGLSKRYDSPCSYEDDRESECTNFDKLDDWNDFINDMQNNNNGDATTRDFREYYDEYLASKGQAGIPVSRTGSGTERSSDENESKESTSSCGDGETVQLAAMMIDRPADPHPNTPVSVHQTTVTEKCRTFLEYRNPACEFDDEPVASEEMWDEVVSHQNSFKRKFCYEDRDDYDYEVTELITEKFRKTDIVPDHGSHEPISLIDEQQFNRLTQMESPSKTPVPGKLAAESENNNRTNETEDIDLIDCTVVTTPTNHRILRQTFPKLTDNSKLSQSTTVARECDFNTKHRRSMIGTPTSELVTRSPLTSVTAHRRSNLNLSLINAPDNSH; from the exons ATGAAGAGGTTTGGAAATCCAATGGATTCTCCCGTGCCGTcgacaatgaatttttccacaTTTGTCTTGGAACTAAACCAAAGCCCTCTAGTTGATTATACAAGCGGTAATAACAAAAGCAGTAATCGCAACTGTTGTCTGCCAGAATCTCGAGTGTCGCAAGATTTCGAGAACACAATGCAAATGATGATGTCCAATTACGATTTGGATGATGATGATAAGTTATCGTTGGCAGCCGCTCCTGTATTGAGAAGTGATTGTTACGACTCGGATCGCGAAGAGTCAG CGAATGACAGTGCCTTTTCACTAGACCGAGAATCTCACGAATCATTGGAAACTACCCTGGATAATGACGATGACCCGTTGGAACTTACGGAAGAAGATTTCGATGATAGTGGTGACGCCGCCGACGGCGGAAGTTCGGATGAGCAGCAACATTCAAGATCGTTATCCTTATCTTTTTCGCTATCGAGCTACCGTGCACAAGAGAATTTTTCTCAATACTCACAAAGTACCGACAAAGGACTTTCGAAACGATATGATTCTCCTTGCTCATACGAAGATGACCGTGAATCGGAGTGCACTAATTTTGATAAGCTTGACGATTGGAATGATTTTATCAACGACATGCAGAATAATAACAACGGAGATGCTACGACACGAGACTTCAGAGAGTATTATGACGAATATTTAGCCAGTAAAGGGCAGGCTGGAATTCCTGTTTCTAGAACTGGCAGTGGAACAGAGCGATCGAGTGACGAAAACGAAAGCAAAGAATCTACTAGTAGCTGTGGAGATGGCGAAACGGTCCAGTTAGCAGCTATGATGATTGATAGGCCAGCTG ATCCGCATCCAAATACACCGGTATCCGTACACCAGACCACTGTAACGGAGAAATGTCGCACTTTCCTCGAATATCGCAACCCTGCTTGTGAATTTGATGACGAACCAGTGGCATCGGAAGAGATGTGGGACGAAGTAGTTAGTCATCAAAACTCCTTCAAGCGAAAGTTTTGTTACGAAGATCGTGATGATTATGACTATGAAGTGACGGAACTGATCACGGAAAAGTTTCGTAAGACAGACATCGTACCAGATCACGGGTCTCatgaaccgatttcgttgatAGACGAACAACAATTTAACCGGTTGACACAAATGGAATCTCCCAGTAAGACGCCCGTTCCAGGAAAACTGGCCGCTGAATCCGAAAATAATAACAGAACAAACGAAACCGAAGACATTGATCTGATCGATTGTACGGTAGTAACTACTCCTACGAATCATAGAATTTTACGGCAGACTTTTCCAAAGCTCACTGATAACTCGAAACTTAGCCAAAGTACGACTGTTGCACGAGAATGTGATTTCAATACCAAACATCGGCGTTCTATGATAGGAACTCCGACTTCTGAACTAGTAACTCGATCACCATTGACTTCCGTCACTGCTCATCGTAGATCGAATCTTAATTTAAGTCTGATTAACGCTCCCGACAATTCCCATTAG
- the LOC131436694 gene encoding dynein light chain Tctex-type protein 2B, with product MSEKEVEKAENGAPEIQADTPKKVTKKKIAILEPHEELGVEKRKEGKKYRKSVFPGLRESIMMDRRRSTVGFTDLNRQSSAQLFGRMMDSAFPRMQSRVWTSRRSTMYNIPRFQNNYRMESRHPFNRESVETLINCYLSIFLNDLTYNPKRAKRLAEHLSVELKDLIKCCNYDRYRIIALVTVGDKSSQNFKSVMRFLWDADRDSYTNFAFETSTYFVTATVFAVYYE from the exons ATGTCAGAAAAAGAAGTCGAAAAGGCTGAAAATGGCGCACCGGAAATTCAG gcGGATACTCCGAAAAAAGTGACAAAGAAAAAGATTGCCATCCTGGAACCACACGAAGAACTTGGAGTGGAGAAGCGCAaggaagggaaaaaatat CGCAAATCGGTTTTCCCGGGTTTGCGGGAAAGTATAATGATGGATCGCCGTAGATCGACAGTTGGCTTCACAGAT ctTAACCGACAATCTTCTGCCCAATTATTTGGTAGAATGATGGATAGCGCATTCCCTCGAATGCAGTCACGTGTGTGGACCAGTCGTAGGAGTACCATG TACAATATACCACGTTTTCAAAACAATTATCGCATGGAATCTCGACACCCGTTCAATCGTGAAAGCGTTGAAACACTTATCAACTGTTACCTGTCAATATTTTTGAACGATCTAACCTACAATCCCAAGCGTGCGAAACGGTTGGCGGAACATCTGAGCGTTGAGTTGAAGGACCTAATCAAATGTTGCAATTATGATAGGTATCGTATCATTGCACTGGTAACGGTGGGGGATAAATCCTCGCAGAATTTCAAGTCCGTGATGCGATTCCTCTGGGATGCTGACAGAGATAGTTATACGAATTTCGCTTTCGAAACATCAACGTATTTCGTGACAGCTACCGTCTTTGCTGTGTATTATGAATGA
- the LOC131437945 gene encoding uncharacterized protein LOC131437945 isoform X1 has translation MKRFGNPMDSPVPSTMNFSTFVLELNQSPLVDYTSGNNKSSNRNCCLPESRVSQDFENTMQMMMSNYDLDDDDKLSLAAAPVLRSDCYDSDREESGYIANDSAFSLDRESHESLETTLDNDDDPLELTEEDFDDSGDAADGGSSDEQQHSRSLSLSFSLSSYRAQENFSQYSQSTDKGLSKRYDSPCSYEDDRESECTNFDKLDDWNDFINDMQNNNNGDATTRDFREYYDEYLASKGQAGIPVSRTGSGTERSSDENESKESTSSCGDGETVQLAAMMIDRPADPHPNTPVSVHQTTVTEKCRTFLEYRNPACEFDDEPVASEEMWDEVVSHQNSFKRKFCYEDRDDYDYEVTELITEKFRKTDIVPDHGSHEPISLIDEQQFNRLTQMESPSKTPVPGKLAAESENNNRTNETEDIDLIDCTVVTTPTNHRILRQTFPKLTDNSKLSQSTTVARECDFNTKHRRSMIGTPTSELVTRSPLTSVTAHRRSNLNLSLINAPDNSH, from the exons ATGAAGAGGTTTGGAAATCCAATGGATTCTCCCGTGCCGTcgacaatgaatttttccacaTTTGTCTTGGAACTAAACCAAAGCCCTCTAGTTGATTATACAAGCGGTAATAACAAAAGCAGTAATCGCAACTGTTGTCTGCCAGAATCTCGAGTGTCGCAAGATTTCGAGAACACAATGCAAATGATGATGTCCAATTACGATTTGGATGATGATGATAAGTTATCGTTGGCAGCCGCTCCTGTATTGAGAAGTGATTGTTACGACTCGGATCGCGAAGAGTCAG GATATATAGCGAATGACAGTGCCTTTTCACTAGACCGAGAATCTCACGAATCATTGGAAACTACCCTGGATAATGACGATGACCCGTTGGAACTTACGGAAGAAGATTTCGATGATAGTGGTGACGCCGCCGACGGCGGAAGTTCGGATGAGCAGCAACATTCAAGATCGTTATCCTTATCTTTTTCGCTATCGAGCTACCGTGCACAAGAGAATTTTTCTCAATACTCACAAAGTACCGACAAAGGACTTTCGAAACGATATGATTCTCCTTGCTCATACGAAGATGACCGTGAATCGGAGTGCACTAATTTTGATAAGCTTGACGATTGGAATGATTTTATCAACGACATGCAGAATAATAACAACGGAGATGCTACGACACGAGACTTCAGAGAGTATTATGACGAATATTTAGCCAGTAAAGGGCAGGCTGGAATTCCTGTTTCTAGAACTGGCAGTGGAACAGAGCGATCGAGTGACGAAAACGAAAGCAAAGAATCTACTAGTAGCTGTGGAGATGGCGAAACGGTCCAGTTAGCAGCTATGATGATTGATAGGCCAGCTG ATCCGCATCCAAATACACCGGTATCCGTACACCAGACCACTGTAACGGAGAAATGTCGCACTTTCCTCGAATATCGCAACCCTGCTTGTGAATTTGATGACGAACCAGTGGCATCGGAAGAGATGTGGGACGAAGTAGTTAGTCATCAAAACTCCTTCAAGCGAAAGTTTTGTTACGAAGATCGTGATGATTATGACTATGAAGTGACGGAACTGATCACGGAAAAGTTTCGTAAGACAGACATCGTACCAGATCACGGGTCTCatgaaccgatttcgttgatAGACGAACAACAATTTAACCGGTTGACACAAATGGAATCTCCCAGTAAGACGCCCGTTCCAGGAAAACTGGCCGCTGAATCCGAAAATAATAACAGAACAAACGAAACCGAAGACATTGATCTGATCGATTGTACGGTAGTAACTACTCCTACGAATCATAGAATTTTACGGCAGACTTTTCCAAAGCTCACTGATAACTCGAAACTTAGCCAAAGTACGACTGTTGCACGAGAATGTGATTTCAATACCAAACATCGGCGTTCTATGATAGGAACTCCGACTTCTGAACTAGTAACTCGATCACCATTGACTTCCGTCACTGCTCATCGTAGATCGAATCTTAATTTAAGTCTGATTAACGCTCCCGACAATTCCCATTAG
- the LOC131436693 gene encoding cell division control protein 6 homolog, with amino-acid sequence MSRSTRRSVKGRPSEIVIDMDQEQSKENTTPRRRGRPRKNDSIQEEEMSVSPRKRNKITPTNNEPISVNSVGSLPERERETEELAKYIEDVLADNGSGSLYISGPPGTGKTATLTRIISDPKLASKIKMVYVNCTSMSSAGSIYKKICEELQLSPAGTTEKLYLNAIEEYLKKKHKTIMLVLDEIDQLASSKQTILYNIFEWPAKRGSKLILIGIANALDLTDRLLSRLQSRCELRPHLIQFLPYTKSQLVTILKNRLRENNTSELFNDAALQLLAAKVASTSGDARRALFLSKRLVESAAKDHRQARKAAAIAQQESTIDTKPASPPKVVQIRQVVSTLNQVYGSTQNMDEDAAFPLQQKLLICALLLVLKASKSKDVTVGKLHQVYKAVCAKQNLLSVDQTEFTNLCSLVETRGILRMQGKKEARLNRILLQWDEDEVHNVLNDKQLIASILSDTSCVGK; translated from the exons ATGTCTAGAAGCACCCGTCGAAGCGTTAAAGGTCGTCCAAGTGAGATTGTTATTGATATGGATCAAGAACAATCCAAGGAAAATACAACACCTCGGCGAAGAGGACGACCACGGAAAAACGATTCAATACAAGAGGAGGAAATGTCCGTATCCCCTAGAAAACGTAACAAAATAACCCCGACTAATAATGAGCCTATTAGTGTAAATTCTGTTGGAAGTTTACCCGAGCGGGAACGCGAAACCGAAGAATTGGCGAAATATATTGAGGATGTCTTAGCCGATAATGGATCTGGAAGTTTGTATATAAG TGGTCCACCAGGAACAGGTAAAACAGCAACACTCACCAGGATTATAAGTGATCCGAAACTGGCAAGCAAAATTAAAATGGTATATGTAAATTGTACCTCCATGAGCAGCGCGGGaagtatttataaaaaaatatgcgaAGAGCTACAACTTTCACCAGCAGGAACAACGGAAAAACTTTACCTTAACGCTATCGAAGAGTATCTAAAGAAAAAGCACAAGACCATTATGCTGGTGCTGGATGAAATCGATCAACTTGCAAGTAGCAAACAAACTATTCTATACAACATATTCGAGTGGCCAGCAAAACGAGGCTCGAAACTTATTCTAATCGGAATTGCTAATGCGCTAGATTTGACAGATCGCCTTCTATCGAGACTTCAATCCAGATGTGAGTTGAGACCTCATTTGATACAGTTTCTTCCGTATACAAAATCCCAGTTGGTTACtattttgaaaaaccgtttacgGGAGAATAACACAAGTGAACTATTTAACGATgctgcattgcaattattggcAGCCAAGGTTGCATCCACATCTGGAGATGCACGACGAGCTCTATTTCTTTCCAAACGATTGGTGGAATCTGCTGCCAAAGATCATCGTCAAGCCCGGAAAGCTGCAGCCATTGCTCAGCAAGAATCGACAATTGATACGAAACCGGCATCGCCTCCAAAAGTTGTTCAAATTAGGCAAGTTGTCAGTACGTTAAATCAGGTTTATGGATCAACACAAAACATGGACGAAGACGCAGCCTTTCCGTTGCAGCAAAAGCTTCTTATTTGTGCACTTCTGCTGGTACTGAAAGCGAGCAAAAGCAAGGATGTAACGGTGGGAAAATTACATCAGGTGTACAAAGCGGTATGCGCGAAACAAAATCTACTTTCGGTGGATCAAACGGAATTCACGAATCTCTGCTCACTCGTCGAGACGCGCGGTATTCTGCGCATGCAAGGCAAAAAGGAAGCTCGTTTGAATCGTATCCTGCTGCAATGGGATGAGGATGAGGTACACAATGTGCTCAACGACAAGCAACTGATTGCCAGCATCCTCAGCGACACGTCTTGTGTCGGAAAGTAA